A stretch of Rhododendron vialii isolate Sample 1 chromosome 4a, ASM3025357v1 DNA encodes these proteins:
- the LOC131323558 gene encoding zinc finger BED domain-containing protein RICESLEEPER 1-like — MSGDRDDVDSNSVETMNGGLDFDHESDGGHESDNADDVDIGDNGSDHEFDPHDVFDEQKACISVAKFFCSAGLPPQTANEYHFRALSNHLNPQFRGSVADIGRYCLETYDEVKAKIKQVLSNLEGQMSLSIEILRYEKRYYYVRDYLCLSAHFIDSNWKMKKWILRFRRDDLKELPHEFLLNAVKEWEIEGKVSVITMLNDHLFDETFELVQDHIIGNRELKLNGRMYRVYCAGDMVSRMVQGAYKPISKTIDIVSELYPFWNSQPLWYLTSFKLKDALELESKGEYSSDFVLDNYKVPSADEWAKVRSICELVDSIYKVTEVLFQAKYPTANIYLYHLRELREILLEKSTSSDVFIQGVAKKMLEKFDKYWKKMYLVLAVAMVMDPRFKMKYLEFTSSEFDDSDGIPGFTTVLEAVRSLFNDYVAQFPKKDYDSNYSTSSESASDLEEEGEEESRDKIEEEPRNLDDVYKLLPDYFQFVQSASRLPKSELDWYLEEPVVPWSHDFNALSWWRSASAKYPVLSKMARNLLGIPLSVATSYEAFYTEPREADERIIRSGPKMMNALMCTKSWYPWP; from the exons ATGTCAGGGGATCGGGATGACGTTGATTCGAACAGCGTTGAAACAATGAATGGTGGTCTTGATTTCGATCACGAGAGTGACG GGGGTCATGAAAGCGATAATGCAGATGATGTTGATATCGGTGACAATGGTTCCGATCATGAATTTGATCCCCATGATGTTTTTGATGAACAAAAGGCCTGTATTTCCGTAGCGAAGTTCTTCTGTTCTGCTGGACTGCCACCTCAGACAGCCAATGAATACCATTTTAGAGCTCTTTCCAACCACCTTAATCCTCAATTTCGAGGTAGTGTTGCAGATATTGGGCGTTATTGCCTGGAAACGTATGATGAGGTGaaagcaaaaatcaaacaagTTCTGAGTAATTTGGAAGGGCAAATGAGCCTTTCGATTGAAATATTGAGGTATGAGAAGCGCTACTATTATGTACGAGATTATCTGTGCCTATCAGCACATTTCATTGACAGTAATTGGAAGATGAAGAAGTGGATCCTTAGGTTTAGACGGGATGATCTGAAGGAGTTACCTCACGAGTTCTTACTGAATGCTGTGAAAGAGTGGGAGATTGAGGGGAAGGTGTCCGTCATCACTATGCTAAATGACCATCTTTTTGATGAAACATTTGAGCTCGTTCAAGATCACATTATAGGAAATAGAGAACTGAAATTAAATGGTCGTATGTATCGAGTATATTGTGCTGGTGACATGGTTAGTCGAATGGTGCAGGGTGCATATAAGCCGATAAGCAAGACTATTGACATAGTAAGCGAACTGTATCCCTTTTGGAATTCACAACCACTGTGGTATCTCACAAGTTTCAAACTCAAGGATGCTTTAGAATTGGAGTCTAAGGGTGAGTATTCATCGGATTTTGTGCTGGATAATTATAAAGTGCCTTCTGCAGATGAATGGGCGAAAGTCAGAAGCATATGTGAACTTGTGGATAGCATTTATAAGGTGACTGAAGTGTTATTCCAAGCAAAATATCCGACTGCTAACATCTACCTGTATCATCTTCGAGAGCTTCGGGAAATACTGCTTGAGAAATCCACGAGTTCGGATGTTTTTATTCAAGGGGTGGCCAAGAAAATGCTGGAGAAATTTGACAAGTATTGGAAGAAAATGTACTTGGTGTTGGCTGTTGCCATGGTGATGGATCCTCGGTTTAAGATGAAATACCTAGAGTTCACTTCTTCTGAATTTGATGATAGTGATGGCATCCCCGGTTTTACAACTGTTTTGGAAGCCGTTCGAAGTCTTTTCAATGATTATGTCGCCCAATTTCCCAAAAAGGATTATGATTCCAATTATTCAACTTCTTCTGAATCAGCTTCCGATTTAGAGGAAGAAGGTGAAGAGGAGTCACGAGACAAGATTGAGGAAGAACCCCGTAATTTAGATGACGTTTATAAACTGCTGCCGGATTACTTTCAGTTCGTCCAATCTGCTTCCCGTCTCCCAAAGTCAGAGCTAGATTGGTATTTGGAGGAACCCGTTGTACCATGGAGCCACGATTTCAACGCCTTGAGTTGGTGGAGAAGTGCGAGTGCAAAGTATCCTGTTTTATCGAAAATGGCTCGAAATCTTTTGGGAATCCCTTTATCTGTTGCTACTTCATATGAGGCTTTTTATACAGAACCAAGGGAAGCTGATGAAAGGATAATTCGGTCGGGACCAAAGATGATGAATGCCTTGATGTGCACTAAAAGCTGGTACCCATGGCCCTGA